One part of the Neisseria zalophi genome encodes these proteins:
- the rplV gene encoding 50S ribosomal protein L22 has translation MRVNAQHKNARISAQKARLVADMIRGKDVAQALNILAFSPKKGAELIKKVLESAIANAEHNEGADIDELKVVTIFVDKGPSLKRFQARAKGRGNRIEKQTCHINVTVGN, from the coding sequence ATGAGAGTAAATGCACAACATAAAAACGCCCGTATTTCTGCACAAAAAGCCAGATTGGTTGCAGATATGATTCGTGGCAAAGACGTTGCCCAAGCTTTAAATATCTTGGCATTCAGCCCTAAAAAAGGTGCTGAGTTAATCAAAAAAGTACTGGAATCAGCTATTGCAAATGCAGAGCATAACGAAGGTGCTGATATTGATGAGCTGAAAGTGGTCACCATTTTTGTTGACAAAGGCCCGAGTCTGAAACGTTTTCAGGCGCGTGCTAAAGGTCGTGGTAACCGCATCGAAAAACAAACTTGTCATATTAATGTGACAGTAGGTAATTAA
- the rpsS gene encoding 30S ribosomal protein S19: MARSLKKGPYVDLHLLKKVDAARANNDKRPIKTWSRRSTILPDFIGLTIAVHNGRTHVPVFISDNMVGHKLGEFSLTRTFKGHLADKKAKKK, encoded by the coding sequence ATGGCTCGTTCATTAAAAAAAGGCCCATATGTAGACCTGCATTTGCTCAAAAAAGTAGATGCGGCTCGTGCAAATAACGATAAGCGTCCTATTAAAACTTGGTCGCGTCGTTCTACTATCCTGCCTGATTTTATCGGTTTGACTATTGCTGTACACAACGGACGTACACATGTTCCTGTTTTCATCAGTGATAATATGGTTGGCCATAAATTAGGTGAATTCTCATTGACCCGTACCTTTAAAGGCCATTTGGCCGATAAAAAGGCTAAAAAGAAATAA
- the rplB gene encoding 50S ribosomal protein L2, whose translation MAIVKMKPTSAGRRGMVRVTTEGLYKGAPYAALLEKKNSTAGRNNNGHITTRHKGGGHKHHYRIVDFKRNKDGIPAKVERIEYDPNRTAHIALLCYADGERRYIIAPRGVKVGAVLVSGAESAIKTGNTLPIRNIPVGTTIHCIEMKPGKGAQLARSAGTSAVLLAKEGIYAQVRLRSGEVRKIHVDCRATIGEVGNEEQSLKKIGKAGANRWRGIRPTVRGVVMNPVDHPHGGGEGRTGEAREPVSPWGTPSKGYRTRNNKRTDNMIVRRRYSNKG comes from the coding sequence ATGGCTATTGTAAAAATGAAGCCTACCTCTGCTGGTCGTCGCGGCATGGTTCGTGTAACCACTGAAGGTTTGTATAAAGGTGCACCTTATGCAGCCTTGCTGGAGAAGAAAAATTCTACAGCCGGCCGCAATAATAACGGTCATATTACGACCCGTCACAAAGGTGGTGGTCATAAACATCATTATAGAATTGTAGACTTTAAGCGTAATAAGGATGGTATTCCTGCTAAAGTTGAGCGTATTGAATACGATCCTAACCGTACTGCGCACATTGCATTGCTGTGCTATGCAGATGGTGAGCGTCGTTACATCATTGCTCCGCGTGGTGTTAAAGTGGGTGCGGTTTTGGTGTCTGGTGCCGAGTCTGCTATTAAAACAGGTAATACTTTGCCTATTCGCAATATTCCTGTTGGTACAACCATTCACTGTATTGAAATGAAACCTGGTAAAGGTGCTCAACTTGCACGCTCTGCGGGTACTTCAGCAGTTCTGTTGGCCAAAGAAGGTATTTATGCTCAAGTGCGTTTGCGCTCTGGAGAAGTGCGTAAGATTCACGTTGATTGCCGTGCTACCATTGGTGAAGTAGGTAATGAAGAGCAAAGCTTGAAGAAAATCGGTAAAGCCGGTGCTAACCGCTGGCGTGGTATCCGTCCGACTGTTCGTGGTGTGGTGATGAACCCGGTTGATCACCCTCATGGTGGTGGTGAAGGCCGTACCGGTGAGGCTCGTGAACCTGTTAGCCCATGGGGTACTCCTTCTAAAGGTTACCGTACTCGTAATAACAAACGCACGGACAATATGATTGTTCGCCGCCGTTACTCAAATAAAGGTTAA
- the rplW gene encoding 50S ribosomal protein L23: MNQQRLTQVILAPVVSEKSNLLAEKRNQMTFKVLANATKQEIKAAVELLFDVKVASVTTVTTKGKTKRFGRTVGRRSDVKKAYVSLAAGQELDLEAAAAAADKE, translated from the coding sequence ATGAATCAACAACGTTTAACTCAAGTGATTTTGGCGCCTGTTGTTTCTGAAAAAAGCAATTTGCTGGCTGAAAAACGTAATCAAATGACTTTTAAAGTTTTGGCGAATGCTACCAAGCAAGAAATCAAAGCTGCCGTAGAATTGTTGTTTGATGTAAAAGTAGCTTCGGTTACCACCGTTACCACTAAAGGTAAAACAAAGCGTTTCGGACGTACGGTTGGTCGTCGTAGTGATGTCAAAAAAGCGTATGTAAGCTTGGCTGCCGGTCAGGAACTGGATTTGGAAGCCGCTGCTGCAGCTGCAGATAAGGAATAA
- the rplD gene encoding 50S ribosomal protein L4, with translation MELKLIDAKGQVSGGLSVSDALFGREYNEALVHQLVNAFLANARSGNRAQKTRAEVKHSTKKPWRQKGTGRARSGMTSSPLWRKGGRAFPNKPDENFTQKVNRKMYRAGMATILSQLARDERLFAIEALSVDTPKTKVFAEQVKNLGMEQVLFVTKQLDENVYLASRNLPNVLVLEAQQVDPYSLLRYKKVVMTKEAVAQLEEQWV, from the coding sequence ATGGAATTGAAATTAATTGATGCAAAAGGTCAGGTTTCAGGCGGCTTGTCTGTTTCTGATGCTTTGTTCGGTCGTGAATATAATGAAGCATTGGTTCATCAACTGGTAAATGCCTTCTTGGCAAATGCCCGTTCAGGTAACCGTGCGCAAAAAACACGTGCCGAAGTAAAACACTCTACGAAAAAACCGTGGCGTCAAAAAGGTACCGGTCGTGCACGTTCTGGTATGACATCTTCTCCGTTATGGCGTAAAGGTGGTCGTGCATTTCCGAATAAACCTGATGAAAATTTCACTCAAAAAGTTAACCGTAAAATGTACCGTGCAGGTATGGCAACGATTTTGTCTCAATTGGCGCGCGACGAGCGTTTGTTTGCTATTGAGGCATTGAGTGTTGATACGCCTAAAACCAAAGTTTTTGCCGAGCAAGTAAAAAATCTTGGTATGGAACAAGTTCTTTTTGTAACCAAACAGTTGGATGAGAACGTATACTTAGCTTCACGTAACTTGCCTAATGTATTGGTATTGGAAGCGCAACAAGTTGATCCTTATAGTCTGTTACGTTACAAAAAAGTAGTGATGACTAAAGAAGCAGTGGCGCAGTTAGAGGAGCAATGGGTATGA
- the rplC gene encoding 50S ribosomal protein L3: protein MTLGLVGRKVGMTRVFDEQGVSVPVTVLDMSANRVTQVKSKDADGYTAVQVTFGQKKANRVNKADAGHFAKAGVEAGRGLIEFALTEEKLGELKAGDEITVAMFEAGQLVDVTGTSKGKGFSGTIKRHNFGAQRTSHGNSRSHRVPGSIGMAQDPGRVFPGKRMAGQYGNTKSTVQNLEIVRVDAERQLLLVKGAVPGAVNGDVVVRPSVKVGA, encoded by the coding sequence ATGACGTTAGGTCTGGTTGGGCGCAAAGTAGGTATGACTCGCGTGTTTGACGAGCAGGGTGTTTCTGTTCCGGTAACCGTGTTGGATATGTCTGCGAATCGCGTCACTCAAGTAAAATCCAAAGATGCTGACGGCTATACGGCCGTTCAAGTTACCTTTGGTCAGAAAAAAGCAAATCGCGTGAATAAAGCCGATGCCGGACATTTTGCGAAAGCAGGTGTTGAAGCCGGTCGCGGTTTGATCGAATTTGCTTTGACTGAAGAAAAATTAGGCGAGCTGAAAGCCGGCGACGAAATTACTGTTGCTATGTTTGAAGCAGGCCAATTGGTAGATGTAACCGGCACCTCTAAAGGTAAAGGTTTTTCAGGTACTATTAAACGCCATAATTTCGGTGCTCAACGTACTTCACATGGTAACTCGCGTTCACATCGTGTTCCTGGTTCTATCGGTATGGCTCAGGATCCCGGTCGTGTATTCCCTGGTAAACGTATGGCCGGACAATACGGCAATACCAAATCAACTGTACAGAACTTAGAAATTGTACGAGTGGATGCAGAACGTCAGCTTCTGTTGGTAAAAGGCGCGGTTCCCGGTGCTGTAAACGGTGATGTGGTAGTGCGTCCCAGCGTGAAAGTAGGTGCGTAA
- a CDS encoding GntP family permease yields the protein MDTWTQTLSTGTLLGIAAAAILLILLLIVKLRIHALLTLTIVSLLTAIATGLPTSEIVNDVLVKNFGGTLGNVALLVGLGAMLGRLVETSGGAQSLADSLVHMFGEKNAPFALGVASLIFGFPIFFDAGLVVMLPIVFATARRMKAPVLAYGLASIGAFSVMHVFLPPHPGPIAASEFYGAGIGYVLLLGLPLAFITWYFSGYLLGKFLGRHIYVPIPNLLSGGTPDNDSPDEPAGAGTVIGIMLIPMLLIFLNTGLATLTAENMIDGNASWASFLRMIGSTPIALLISVLVAMFVLGRKRGKEASALEKTIDGALAPVCSVILITGAGGMFGGVLRASGIGQALADSMSQLGIPVLWGCFLVALVLRIAQGSATVALTTAAALMAPAVAAAGLNDWQLACVVLATAAGSVGASHFNDSGFWLVGRLLDMDVPTTLKTWTVNQTLIAIVGFALSALVFSIL from the coding sequence ATGGATACTTGGACTCAAACTTTAAGCACCGGCACTTTATTAGGGATTGCCGCTGCCGCTATTCTGCTGATTTTATTATTAATTGTTAAACTTCGTATCCATGCATTATTAACATTAACCATTGTCAGCCTGCTAACAGCCATCGCCACCGGCTTGCCGACAAGTGAAATTGTAAATGACGTACTGGTCAAAAATTTCGGCGGCACGCTCGGTAATGTTGCATTATTGGTGGGATTGGGGGCAATGCTGGGGCGATTGGTTGAAACATCAGGCGGCGCACAATCTTTGGCAGATTCGTTGGTGCACATGTTTGGTGAAAAAAATGCTCCTTTTGCCTTAGGTGTCGCCTCTTTAATTTTTGGTTTTCCGATTTTCTTTGATGCCGGCTTGGTAGTTATGCTACCGATTGTTTTTGCTACCGCCCGCCGTATGAAAGCACCCGTATTGGCTTATGGTTTGGCTTCTATCGGTGCTTTTTCCGTGATGCATGTTTTTCTGCCGCCCCACCCCGGCCCTATTGCCGCCTCTGAATTTTACGGTGCGGGCATCGGTTATGTATTACTACTCGGATTACCTTTGGCTTTTATTACTTGGTATTTCAGCGGTTATCTGTTGGGTAAGTTTCTCGGCAGGCATATTTATGTTCCCATACCCAACTTACTCAGCGGTGGCACACCGGATAACGATAGTCCTGATGAACCGGCAGGAGCCGGTACGGTTATCGGGATTATGTTGATTCCGATGTTATTAATTTTCTTGAACACCGGTTTGGCAACATTAACGGCCGAAAATATGATTGACGGCAATGCTTCATGGGCATCATTTTTGCGCATGATAGGCTCTACACCCATAGCCTTATTGATTTCGGTTTTGGTGGCCATGTTCGTTTTAGGCCGTAAGCGCGGTAAAGAAGCCTCTGCACTGGAAAAAACTATTGATGGCGCACTTGCTCCAGTGTGTTCGGTAATCCTGATTACCGGCGCGGGTGGTATGTTCGGCGGAGTTTTACGCGCTTCCGGCATCGGCCAAGCATTGGCAGACAGCATGAGTCAATTGGGTATTCCCGTGCTTTGGGGATGTTTCTTGGTAGCTTTAGTCCTACGCATTGCACAAGGTTCTGCAACAGTGGCACTCACAACTGCAGCCGCGCTAATGGCCCCCGCGGTAGCCGCAGCCGGATTAAACGATTGGCAATTGGCTTGCGTGGTGTTGGCCACTGCCGCAGGATCCGTCGGAGCCAGTCATTTCAACGATTCGGGCTTCTGGTTGGTCGGACGATTATTAGATATGGATGTACCGACCACATTAAAAACATGGACGGTTAACCAAACACTGATTGCCATTGTCGGCTTTGCCTTATCTGCATTGGTTTTCAGCATACTGTAA
- a CDS encoding gluconokinase translates to MDQSTLHIVIMGVSGCGKTTLAIALQQYFQCPYAEGDDFHPQANRDKMGSGIPLTDKDRYPWLRSLRDWMTKQTKTGAVVDIITCSALKRQYRDILREADGKVVFIHLDPPYEINLERMKARKGHYMKAGMLASQLETLEALQTDEEGIRINNASNPESVQNEVLQWINQQNFKALTMHPNNS, encoded by the coding sequence ATGGATCAATCTACCTTACATATTGTAATTATGGGTGTTAGCGGGTGCGGGAAAACCACGCTTGCCATAGCGTTACAACAATATTTTCAATGCCCCTATGCAGAAGGTGATGATTTTCACCCTCAAGCCAATCGCGATAAGATGGGCTCCGGCATTCCGCTTACGGATAAAGACCGTTATCCATGGTTGCGCAGTTTGCGTGATTGGATGACCAAGCAAACAAAAACCGGAGCGGTTGTAGATATTATTACCTGTTCGGCACTAAAACGGCAGTATCGCGATATTCTCCGAGAGGCTGATGGTAAAGTTGTTTTTATTCACCTTGATCCACCATACGAAATCAATCTCGAACGTATGAAAGCACGCAAGGGTCACTATATGAAAGCAGGTATGCTGGCATCACAATTAGAAACGTTGGAAGCCTTACAAACTGATGAAGAAGGTATCCGTATTAATAATGCCAGCAATCCTGAATCAGTTCAAAACGAAGTTTTACAATGGATAAATCAACAAAACTTTAAAGCATTAACAATGCATCCAAATAACAGTTAA
- the trhP gene encoding prephenate-dependent tRNA uridine(34) hydroxylase TrhP produces the protein MKSPELLLPAGGLERMRAAFDYGADAVYAGSPRYSLRARNNEFAKLPVLEQGIAEAHQRGKKFFLTVNTLPHNSKLKTFLSDMEPLIAMRPDALIMADPGLIMQVREKWPEMPIHLSVQANTTNYWGVKFWQKIGVERIILSRELSMEEITEIRQECPDIELEVFVHGALCIAYSGRCLLSGYFNHRDPNQGTCTNACRWDYKVHNAETDEMGDAKLLQGFNFHQAQEEADAAFEGINGQVRHPEANKVFLIEEANRPGELMPIMEDEHGTYIMNSKDLRAIEQVAKLAEIGVDSLKVEGRTKSVYYVARVAQAYRKAIDDAVAGKPFDYSLLAELEGLANRGYTSGFLERHQTQDYQNYLNGHSLAKQSQFVGQVTEIDAQGWATVEVKNRFAVGDTIEIIHPQGNQTIVLEAMTRKGEAVDVAPGNGIQVKIPNMAGKDRALVARIMNP, from the coding sequence ATGAAATCACCAGAATTGCTTCTTCCCGCCGGCGGCCTCGAGCGTATGCGCGCCGCTTTTGATTATGGCGCCGATGCCGTTTATGCTGGTAGCCCGCGTTATTCTCTGCGTGCCCGTAATAATGAATTTGCCAAATTGCCCGTATTGGAACAGGGAATTGCCGAGGCGCACCAACGCGGTAAAAAATTCTTTTTAACCGTTAACACCCTGCCGCATAATTCAAAATTAAAAACCTTTCTATCCGATATGGAGCCGTTAATCGCCATGCGCCCGGATGCGTTGATTATGGCCGATCCGGGTTTGATTATGCAGGTGCGTGAAAAATGGCCGGAAATGCCGATTCACCTTTCTGTACAAGCCAATACCACCAATTATTGGGGCGTGAAATTTTGGCAGAAAATCGGCGTGGAGCGGATTATTTTGTCGCGCGAATTGAGCATGGAGGAAATCACCGAAATCCGCCAAGAATGCCCCGATATCGAGTTGGAAGTGTTTGTGCACGGGGCTTTGTGTATTGCTTATTCAGGCCGCTGCCTGCTTTCCGGCTATTTCAACCACCGCGACCCGAATCAGGGCACATGCACCAATGCTTGTCGCTGGGATTATAAAGTCCACAATGCCGAAACCGATGAAATGGGCGACGCCAAATTATTGCAGGGCTTTAATTTCCATCAGGCACAAGAAGAGGCCGATGCTGCATTCGAAGGTATTAACGGGCAGGTGCGCCATCCCGAAGCCAATAAAGTCTTTTTGATTGAAGAAGCCAACCGTCCCGGTGAGTTGATGCCGATTATGGAAGACGAACACGGCACTTATATTATGAATTCCAAAGATTTGCGTGCGATTGAGCAAGTGGCGAAATTGGCGGAAATCGGTGTGGACAGTTTGAAAGTAGAAGGGCGTACCAAGTCGGTTTATTATGTTGCCCGCGTGGCGCAAGCCTACCGTAAAGCCATTGATGATGCCGTAGCCGGCAAGCCGTTTGATTACAGCCTGCTGGCCGAATTGGAGGGTTTGGCCAACCGCGGCTATACCTCAGGCTTTTTGGAGCGGCACCAAACACAAGATTATCAAAACTATCTGAACGGGCATTCATTGGCCAAACAAAGCCAGTTTGTCGGCCAAGTGACCGAAATCGACGCGCAGGGCTGGGCAACGGTGGAAGTGAAAAACCGTTTTGCCGTCGGCGATACGATTGAAATTATCCATCCGCAAGGCAATCAGACTATTGTTTTAGAGGCCATGACGCGCAAAGGCGAAGCAGTGGATGTGGCGCCCGGCAATGGTATTCAAGTGAAGATTCCGAATATGGCGGGCAAAGACCGCGCATTGGTTGCTAGGATTATGAATCCTTAA
- a CDS encoding amino acid ABC transporter permease encodes MNFRFDIIYEYREMFFYGALTTLGLTVVATLGGTILGLFGALARIIRFEKGNLLTRAIAWLLRTISLIYVTLFRGTPLFVQIFIWFNVWAVALIHPNDGLLISGELASELRRNYGALIAGGLALIFNAGAYITEIFRAGIQSIDRGQIEAARSLGMTYPQAMRYVILPQALRRMLPPLANEFITLLKDSSLLSAIAVAELASVQAAISGRYSIFDTPLYTVALIYLAMTMCLGWLFSRLEKRYSTTGHR; translated from the coding sequence ATGAATTTCCGCTTCGACATTATTTACGAATATCGCGAGATGTTCTTCTACGGTGCGCTCACCACATTGGGGCTAACCGTTGTCGCCACGTTGGGCGGCACCATTTTAGGTTTATTCGGTGCGCTTGCCCGTATTATCCGATTTGAAAAAGGCAACCTGCTCACACGCGCTATCGCGTGGCTGCTGAGAACCATCTCGCTGATTTACGTTACCTTATTCCGCGGCACGCCTTTATTCGTACAAATTTTTATCTGGTTCAACGTTTGGGCGGTCGCACTCATCCACCCGAATGACGGCCTGCTGATTAGCGGCGAACTTGCCAGCGAATTACGCCGCAACTACGGCGCATTGATTGCCGGCGGTTTGGCACTGATTTTCAATGCCGGCGCCTACATTACCGAAATTTTCCGTGCCGGTATCCAATCTATCGATCGCGGCCAAATTGAAGCCGCCCGCTCATTGGGGATGACCTATCCGCAAGCCATGCGCTATGTGATTCTGCCACAGGCACTACGCCGTATGCTGCCGCCATTGGCCAACGAGTTCATTACCCTATTAAAAGACAGTTCGCTACTTTCCGCCATTGCCGTGGCCGAATTGGCTTCGGTACAAGCTGCTATTTCCGGCCGTTATTCGATTTTCGATACGCCGCTTTATACCGTCGCCCTGATTTATCTGGCCATGACCATGTGTTTGGGCTGGCTGTTTTCCCGACTGGAAAAACGATACAGCACCACAGGCCACCGATAA
- the dtd gene encoding D-aminoacyl-tRNA deacylase, with protein MRAVIQKVTHAEVNVIETNHSETAGKIQSGLMVLLGVGHEDTEADARYIADKIALLRIFEDDAGKLNLSLKDTGGSVLLVSQFTLYADARNGRRPSFSQAAKPEQANRLYQQVGAFLEQQGIPVETGRFQTHMQVSLCNDGPVTLLLDSQKLF; from the coding sequence ATGCGCGCCGTCATTCAAAAAGTCACCCATGCCGAAGTCAACGTTATCGAAACAAACCACAGCGAAACCGCCGGTAAGATTCAAAGCGGCTTAATGGTTTTGCTCGGAGTCGGCCATGAAGATACCGAAGCCGATGCCCGCTATATTGCCGACAAAATCGCCCTGTTGCGTATTTTTGAAGATGATGCAGGCAAACTAAACCTTTCTCTAAAAGATACCGGTGGCTCGGTATTATTGGTATCCCAATTCACTTTATACGCCGACGCCCGCAACGGCAGACGCCCTTCTTTTTCGCAAGCAGCCAAACCCGAACAGGCCAATCGGCTTTATCAGCAGGTCGGTGCCTTTTTAGAGCAACAAGGCATCCCTGTTGAAACAGGCCGCTTTCAAACCCACATGCAGGTTAGCTTGTGCAACGACGGCCCGGTGACCTTATTGCTGGATTCTCAAAAATTATTCTAA
- a CDS encoding undecaprenyl-diphosphate phosphatase, protein MDILLSLKALILGIIEGLTEFLPISSTGHLIVVGDLLDFRSNGKVFEIAIQLGAVLAVIFEYRQRFKHVLTHVGKDAEVNRFVVNLGVAFIPAAVVGLLFSKQIKLYLFNPISVATALVVGGFIILWVENRQKSIPPRVNRVDDMRMRDALVVGLAQICALIPGTSRSGSTIMGGMIWGLERKVATEFSFFLAVPVMIAATFYDVLKNYELFTLQDIGLIVIGFVSAFIAGLLAVKALLKFVASKNYVPFAYYRIIFGGLILISWQMGWISWTEM, encoded by the coding sequence ATGGATATTCTTTTGTCGTTAAAAGCCCTGATTCTCGGTATTATCGAAGGGTTAACCGAGTTTTTGCCCATTTCCAGCACAGGCCATTTGATTGTGGTGGGCGATTTGCTTGATTTTCGTAGTAATGGGAAAGTATTTGAAATTGCCATTCAGTTGGGAGCTGTGTTGGCTGTTATTTTTGAATATCGCCAACGCTTTAAGCATGTGCTAACCCATGTCGGCAAAGATGCCGAAGTGAACCGTTTTGTTGTGAATTTGGGCGTGGCCTTTATCCCTGCCGCAGTCGTGGGTTTGTTGTTTAGTAAACAAATTAAGCTGTATCTGTTCAATCCGATTAGCGTGGCGACGGCTTTGGTGGTCGGTGGATTTATTATTTTGTGGGTGGAAAACAGACAAAAAAGTATCCCGCCACGCGTTAACCGTGTTGATGATATGCGCATGCGTGATGCGCTGGTGGTTGGCCTTGCCCAGATTTGTGCGCTGATTCCGGGCACTTCCCGTTCGGGTAGTACGATTATGGGCGGCATGATTTGGGGGTTGGAGCGGAAAGTAGCCACTGAGTTTTCTTTTTTCTTAGCCGTTCCGGTGATGATTGCGGCAACTTTTTATGATGTTTTGAAAAACTATGAATTGTTTACCTTGCAAGATATCGGCCTGATTGTGATTGGTTTTGTGTCTGCTTTTATTGCCGGTTTGTTGGCAGTTAAAGCATTACTGAAGTTTGTGGCATCTAAGAATTACGTGCCGTTTGCTTATTACCGGATTATATTCGGCGGGCTGATTCTGATTTCTTGGCAAATGGGTTGGATAAGCTGGACGGAAATGTAA
- a CDS encoding thiol:disulfide interchange protein DsbA/DsbL: MKLKTILLATATALTLATQANAALVEGTDYTVLPQPIPQIQPDDKVEVLEFFGYFCVHCYHLDPILLKHTRSFPSDTYLRTEHVVWQPEHLGLARLAAAVTSSGLKYQANPEIFKAVYEQRINLGDTDTFKKWAANQKSFDSAKLVAAYDSFSNPAQAKKMEELTNMYQISGTPTIIVGGKYQAKFSGDWNSAMNTIDQLVEKVRGERGLKKPAAKAPVQALKSKGALIAKSANK, from the coding sequence ATGAAATTGAAAACTATATTACTGGCAACCGCCACAGCACTGACTCTGGCAACACAGGCAAATGCAGCATTGGTAGAGGGAACCGACTACACTGTTTTACCACAACCGATTCCGCAAATCCAACCGGATGATAAAGTTGAAGTATTGGAGTTCTTTGGTTATTTTTGCGTACACTGCTATCACCTCGACCCGATTTTACTCAAACATACCCGTAGCTTCCCATCTGACACGTATTTGCGTACCGAACACGTGGTATGGCAACCGGAGCATTTAGGTTTGGCACGCTTAGCTGCCGCAGTCACCAGCTCTGGCTTGAAATATCAGGCAAACCCTGAGATTTTCAAAGCAGTTTACGAACAAAGAATCAATTTGGGTGATACCGATACATTCAAAAAATGGGCGGCAAACCAAAAAAGCTTTGATAGCGCCAAATTAGTTGCTGCTTACGATTCGTTCAGCAATCCTGCCCAAGCTAAGAAAATGGAAGAGCTGACCAATATGTATCAAATCAGCGGTACCCCGACCATTATCGTTGGCGGTAAGTATCAGGCTAAATTTTCCGGTGATTGGAACAGCGCAATGAACACCATTGATCAGTTGGTCGAAAAAGTACGTGGTGAGCGTGGTTTGAAAAAACCGGCAGCCAAAGCTCCTGTTCAAGCTTTGAAAAGCAAAGGTGCCCTGATTGCCAAATCAGCCAATAAGTAA
- a CDS encoding SPOR domain-containing protein, with translation MNTKKQSGKGLSGFLLGLLLATVVIAIVVFFINRSNEKVFKEEVVEETPTPEILTPDRSVSAVSEPSVASEPALEASQASDVMGDFIKEQQASEEAQEAVVEEEVNAVTPPSAETEKATKPTPRVVEQPKPESKPAEKKTEAKPKPKKEREQPKKVAPKKETQPSAEQILNSGSIEKAREDVRKEEDRKAKASQAEKQSAKSSRMVVLQMGSFNDRASAETHRAKLAMMGVPGRITEADVNGKHVYRVQSNRLDSNSAKQTQQVLKKNGVDSFARTVK, from the coding sequence ATGAACACAAAAAAACAAAGTGGTAAGGGCCTGTCGGGCTTTTTATTGGGATTATTGCTGGCAACGGTAGTGATTGCCATCGTCGTTTTTTTCATTAATAGAAGCAATGAAAAGGTATTCAAAGAGGAGGTTGTTGAAGAAACGCCTACTCCTGAAATATTAACGCCTGACAGAAGCGTTTCTGCTGTTTCCGAGCCTTCGGTTGCCAGCGAACCGGCTTTAGAAGCTTCTCAAGCTTCTGATGTAATGGGCGACTTCATCAAAGAACAACAAGCATCCGAAGAAGCGCAAGAGGCTGTTGTTGAGGAAGAAGTTAATGCAGTAACACCGCCATCGGCTGAAACGGAAAAAGCGACCAAGCCTACACCTCGTGTAGTAGAGCAGCCCAAACCGGAAAGCAAACCGGCTGAGAAAAAAACGGAAGCCAAACCAAAGCCAAAAAAAGAGCGTGAGCAGCCGAAAAAGGTAGCGCCTAAGAAAGAAACGCAACCTTCCGCCGAACAAATTTTAAATAGCGGCAGTATTGAAAAAGCCCGTGAGGACGTTCGCAAAGAAGAAGATAGGAAAGCTAAGGCAAGCCAAGCTGAAAAACAATCCGCTAAAAGCAGCCGTATGGTTGTATTGCAAATGGGTTCGTTTAATGATCGTGCAAGTGCAGAAACACACCGCGCCAAATTGGCTATGATGGGCGTTCCTGGCCGTATTACTGAGGCTGATGTGAACGGCAAACATGTTTACCGTGTACAAAGTAACCGTTTGGACAGCAATTCAGCCAAACAAACCCAACAAGTTTTGAAGAAAAACGGTGTCGACAGTTTTGCACGGACCGTTAAATAA